The Pan troglodytes isolate AG18354 chromosome 8, NHGRI_mPanTro3-v2.0_pri, whole genome shotgun sequence genome window below encodes:
- the ACADSB gene encoding short/branched chain specific acyl-CoA dehydrogenase, mitochondrial isoform X2 has translation MVQRPSQPYGTLRRNFPTCLSSWKIPPHVSKSSQSEALLNITNNGIHFAPLQTFTDEEMMIKSSVKKFAQEQIAPLVSTMDENSKMEKSVIQGLFQQGLMGIEVDPEYGGTGASFLSTVLVIEELAKVDASVAVFCEIQNTLINTLIRKHGTEEQKATYLPQLTTEKVGSFCLSEAGAGSDSFALKTRADKEGDYYVLNGSKMWISSAEHAGLFLVMANVDPTIGYKGITSFLVDRDTPGLHIGKPENKLGLRASSTCPLTFENVKVPEANILGQIGHGYKYAIGSLNEGRIGIAAQMLGLAQGCFDYTIPYIKERIQFGKRLFDFQGLQHQVAHVATQLEAARLLTYNAARLLEAGKPFIKEASMAKYYASEIAGQTTSKCIEWMGGVGYTKDYPVEKYFRDAKIGTIYEGASNIQLNTIAKHIDAEY, from the exons ATGGTTCAGAGACcctcccagccatatggaact CTAAGAAGAAATTTCCCGACTTGTTTGTCTTCTTGGAAGATTCCTCCTCATGTCTCAAAATCTTCCCAGTCAGAAGCTCTACTCAATATAACAAATAATGGAATACACTTTGCTCCCCTGCaaacatttacagatgaggaaatgatgaTAAAGAGTTCAG TTAAAAAATTTGCTCAGGAACAAATTGCACCTTTGGTTTCAACCATGGATGAAAATTCGAAAATGGAGAAATCAGTAATACAAGGATTATTTCAACAAGGG ttgATGGGTATTGAAGTTGACCCAGAATATGGAGGCACAGGAGCTTCATTTTTATCCACTGTGCTCGTGATAGAGGAATTAGCCAAAGTTGATGCATCTGTGGCTGTCTTTTGTGAGATCCAGAACACACTAATTAACACACTGATTAGAAAACATGGAACAGAAGAACAAAAGGCCACCTATTTGCCTCAGCTCACTACAGAAAAA GTAGGAAGTTTCTGCCTTTCAGAGGCTGGAGCAGGTAGTGACTCATTTGCTTTGAAGACCAGAGCTGATAAAGAGGGAGATTATTATGTCCTCAATGGATCAAAGATGTGGATCAGCAGTGCTGAGCACGCAGGGCTCTTTCTGGTGATGGCAAATGTAGACCCTACCATT GGATATAAGGGAATTACCTCCTTCTTAGTAGATCGTGATACTCCGGGCCTTCATATAGGGAAACCTGAAAACAAATTGGGGCTCAGAGCTTCTTCCACCTGCCCATTAACATTCGAAAATGTCAAG GTTCCAGAAGCCAATATCTTGGGACAAATTGGACATGGCTATAAGTATGCCATAGGGAGTCTCAATGAAGGTAGAATAGGAATCGCTGCACAG atGCTGGGACTGGCGCAAGGATGTTTTGACTACACTATTCCATATATTAAAGAAAGGATACAATTTGGCAAAAGACTATTTGATTTTCAG GGCCTCCAACACCAAGTGGCTCACGTGGCTACCCAGCTGGAAGCTGCAAGATTACTAACATACAATGCTGCTAGGCTTTTAGAAGCTGGAAAGCCATTCATAAAAGAAGCATCAATGGCCAAATACTATGCatcagag ATTGCAGGACAAACAACCAGTAAATGTATCGAGTGGATGGGGGGAGTAGGCTACACCAAAGATTACCCTGTGGAGAAATACTTCCGAGATGCAAAGATtg
- the ACADSB gene encoding short/branched chain specific acyl-CoA dehydrogenase, mitochondrial isoform X3 has translation MGIEVDPEYGGTGASFLSTVLVIEELAKVDASVAVFCEIQNTLINTLIRKHGTEEQKATYLPQLTTEKVGSFCLSEAGAGSDSFALKTRADKEGDYYVLNGSKMWISSAEHAGLFLVMANVDPTIGYKGITSFLVDRDTPGLHIGKPENKLGLRASSTCPLTFENVKVPEANILGQIGHGYKYAIGSLNEGRIGIAAQMLGLAQGCFDYTIPYIKERIQFGKRLFDFQGLQHQVAHVATQLEAARLLTYNAARLLEAGKPFIKEASMAKYYASEIAGQTTSKCIEWMGGVGYTKDYPVEKYFRDAKIGTIYEGASNIQLNTIAKHIDAEY, from the exons ATGGGTATTGAAGTTGACCCAGAATATGGAGGCACAGGAGCTTCATTTTTATCCACTGTGCTCGTGATAGAGGAATTAGCCAAAGTTGATGCATCTGTGGCTGTCTTTTGTGAGATCCAGAACACACTAATTAACACACTGATTAGAAAACATGGAACAGAAGAACAAAAGGCCACCTATTTGCCTCAGCTCACTACAGAAAAA GTAGGAAGTTTCTGCCTTTCAGAGGCTGGAGCAGGTAGTGACTCATTTGCTTTGAAGACCAGAGCTGATAAAGAGGGAGATTATTATGTCCTCAATGGATCAAAGATGTGGATCAGCAGTGCTGAGCACGCAGGGCTCTTTCTGGTGATGGCAAATGTAGACCCTACCATT GGATATAAGGGAATTACCTCCTTCTTAGTAGATCGTGATACTCCGGGCCTTCATATAGGGAAACCTGAAAACAAATTGGGGCTCAGAGCTTCTTCCACCTGCCCATTAACATTCGAAAATGTCAAG GTTCCAGAAGCCAATATCTTGGGACAAATTGGACATGGCTATAAGTATGCCATAGGGAGTCTCAATGAAGGTAGAATAGGAATCGCTGCACAG atGCTGGGACTGGCGCAAGGATGTTTTGACTACACTATTCCATATATTAAAGAAAGGATACAATTTGGCAAAAGACTATTTGATTTTCAG GGCCTCCAACACCAAGTGGCTCACGTGGCTACCCAGCTGGAAGCTGCAAGATTACTAACATACAATGCTGCTAGGCTTTTAGAAGCTGGAAAGCCATTCATAAAAGAAGCATCAATGGCCAAATACTATGCatcagag ATTGCAGGACAAACAACCAGTAAATGTATCGAGTGGATGGGGGGAGTAGGCTACACCAAAGATTACCCTGTGGAGAAATACTTCCGAGATGCAAAGATtg